Part of the Leptotrichia massiliensis genome, ATGAAGCAAAGCAAATCCTGCACGAACTGCAAGATGAAATAGGAGAAGGTCCAGCAGCAGTATTAATGCCACTTAGAGCAGTTATTACAGGAAAAGCCAGAGGAGCGGATTTGTACACGGTAATCGCAGTTATTGGGAAAGAAAGAACGTTGGCTAGAATAAATAATATTTTGAATAAATAATATTTTTAAAGGGAATTACTAATATGTAGTTCTCTTTTTTGTATTAATTTTTTTAACTATTTTTTAAAATTTTATGGAAATTTTATTTCTTATGTGGTATAATTATATTAATTAAGAAATAAAAGATAAGGGGTGATAGTTATGGCTACAAGCAGTTTTTTCAAAAATTTAGAATTGAATAAGGAAGCGGCTGAAGAGCTTATTAAAATGATGGAAGAAGGATTTACTGTAAATAAAAATGAGGATTTAGAGATTAAGGTTAATGATGAAAAAACTATAGAAGCGATAGGTAAAAAATGGAATCTTAGAAAAAAGGGGACAAAATAATTGGAAAATATCAATTTAAAAAATTTTGTGAATACATATGAAGAAACAGATGTAAATAAAATGTTGAAAAATTTTAAAAGTATTTCTATTTCAAATAAAAAGAATGATATAGAAACATTTTTACAGGAAAAAGCGATCAAATTTGAAAAATCTTGTATTTCTTCGACATATCTTGTATACGATGATAATATTGAAGAAATGTTAGGATATTTTACAATTGCAAATAGAAGTTTAATTCTTTCAAAAGAAGAATTGAATGTGCTTTCAAAAACACAGCAAAAGAAACTGAGTAATAGCGGAAGTATATTAAGAAATGGTGATTTGATGACAAGTAGTTTTTTGTTGGGACAACTTGGGAAAAATTATTCAGATGATATTTTGAAAAAAATTACAGGAAAAGATTTACTAACTTCGGCATATAATTTGTTATTGAAGATAAAGGAATTGATAAATACTAAATATGTCTGGTTGGAATGTCAGAATGAATCTAGATTAATTAATTTTTATAGAGATTTTGGATTTAAACTTTTGGAGCATATTATTTCTGATGAAGGATTGAAAGTAATGATAATGGAACTTAAATGAAGTATATTGAATTTATTTTTAAGATTAAATGGATAAATTATAAAAATTTAAAAAAGTGATGTATAGAGTTTTAAACTTTTAGATATCGCTTTTTTTATTTTATTTATATTCAAATTTATAATAAATATTTTTTTCTTTAATAAAATAAACTTTTTAGTTTTAATGAACTGGCGGAGCTTTTATAATTTAACTAGAATAATCCATAATTATTTAAGTTGAATTGTAAGAAATTTTTTAGTATAATTAGGTTACCAAAAGTTTCATTTGCGAAAGGGGAGAAATTATGTTAAAAAGAGCGAAAAAATTATATGAGAAATATAAAAAAACAAATATTACAGCAGAAGATTTGAAAAAGGCTGGAAAGTTGAAAAATAATTTGGGAGCAGTTGCATCAAAGTTTGGACTTCTTGTGAGAATGTTGCAAGCGGACAAAAGAGGGGAATTTAAGATTCCAACGATGGATAAGGTAAAAATTATTGGAGCGATTATTTATGTGATTTCTACGATTGATGCGGTGCCTGATATTTTGCCGATTATTGGGTTTGGTGATGATATAGGTGTTGTGGCGTATGTGATTTCAAAGCTGGGAAGTTTGATTTCTGAATATGAAAAATTTGAGCTTCAGAAGAAAAGGGAAGAGAAGGACAGAAATGTAGATTGGGATAATCTAAGGGTTGTAAATGAAGATTAGAAGTGGAGAAATATGAAAAAAGAAAATTTTTTGAGGCAGTTTCCGAAAGAAATGGAGTATTTGGCTAGCAAATTGTATAATTGTTATGAAGTGGCGAAGGAATATGAGATTATGAGCTTTACTGAGGAGTTTTATACGCCGAATTTTTGGAAGAAGCTGGGGAAAAGGATGGATGGACTTAATGTTATTTGTGATGGAGTTTTTGCGGATAGTGATAGACGGCAAATTGCATTTGTGCCTGATAGTTTTATAGCTGGAAATAGAGATGTTTATGATAATTTTGCAAAAAATGGCAAAAGTTTGGTACAAGATGATGAAAAAATTGAAGATTATGCGGACTGTAATAATGAGTTTAGTGAGAATAGTTTTCAATTTCCAAATAAATTGTTAAAAATATTAATAGATTCAAGATTTCGTGAATATCTTCATAAAGATTTTTTAGGAAGCCTTATGGGACTTAATATAAAAAGGGAGCTTATGGGAGACTTGATTTTGGAAAATGAGGGCAGGAAAATATCAGGATATATTCCAGTATCAGAGAAAATTGCGGATTATATTATTTCGGAATTAAAGCAAATTGGAAAAGCATCTTGTGAAATTGAAATTATTGACACAAAAAATAAAAATATTCTTCCGCAATATAAATATGATGATAAGTTAATTACAGTTCCCTCCAAGCGTTTGGACAGCATTGTTTCAACGATTACAAATTTATCTCGTACAAAAGTAATTGAGCCGATTGAAAAAGGAAAGGTTCTAGTTGATTATGTGGAAGAAAAGGATAAATCTAAAATGCTTGAAATTGGGAGTTTGATTACGATTAGAGGGTTTGGGAAGTATAAATTGTTTTTGGATAAGGGGGAAACAAAAAAGGGGAAAGAACGGATACTTGTGAAGAAATACATTTAGAATTTAATAAAAATAAATATTCTAAAGCAAAGGGTCTTGACCACTTGTGGAAACACAAAAACTCAGGTTATCGAACATGTCTATTATTTATAACTTGGTCTAAATGTTTTAAAATAAAGAATGTTCTAAATAAAAGAAAGAAGGTAGAAAAATGAAAGATGTTACACCAAAAAGTAATTTTGAAATATTGATAAGATGTCTTGTAATAGCAATTGGGATTGTGGCAGTAATTGCATTTCTGAAATTAGCACTTTCGGTATTTTTATCAGTTGCAGGTTGGATAATTCCTATTGCGTTGATATTATTTTTGTATGAAAAATTTAAAGAAAAATAGTTTTTTAAAGATTTTTATCAAATTGATAATTAAGTAATTCTAGGGTTTAAAATATGTAACTTTTAGATTTGAAAAAGAATTATTATAAAAATAGAAAAGGAATGAAAAGATGGAAAGAAATGAAATAAAACAGGAATATAAATGGAATTTATCAGATATTTATGAAAATTATTCAGCTTGGGAGAAGAATTTTGAGAAAGTTAGTGAGCTGAAAAAAGAATTGGCTGGGTTTAAAGGGCAATTTGGGAATGAAGGGAAGTTGTTGGAGTTTTTTCAGAAGCAGGAGGAGATGGACAAGATTTCTTATAAATTGTATCGTTATCCTCAGCTTGCGAGGGATTTGAACTCGTCGGCTAAGGAGGCTGTGGAGCATTTGCAGAAGGTGCAGTTTTTATTTGCAGAGATTTCTACTGAATTGTCCTGGGTAAATTCCGAACTGGTTGATAATCGTGAGAATATTGAAAAATGGATTGAAAAAAAAGAATTTGATGATTATAGATTTGGACTGAAAAATTTATTTAGACTGCAAAAGCATATTCTGGAAGAAAAGGAAAGCAAATTGTTGTCGTACTACAGCTCATTCTTTTCAGCACCGAGAAGCATTTATTCGGAAGTTACGGTTACGGATGTGGAATGGCCTCAAGTTACGCTTAATTCTGGAGAAGAAGTGGATGTAACGCCTGCCAATTATTCTAAAATTTTGTCTACAAATAGAAATCAGGAAGACAGAAAACTGATGTTTCAGACGTTTTATACAATTTATGAAAAGAAAAAAAATACGATTGCTGCAATTTATAACTCAATTTTGCAAAAGGGAATTGCTTCAAAGAAAGCCTACAATTACGATTCATTTTTGTTAAGCCATCTGGAGAGTGACAATATTCCAGAAGAAATTTACTTAAATCTTGTCAATACGGCGAAAAATAATACAAAACCATTGCAAAGATATTTAAAATTGAGAAAGAAAATTTTAGGACTTGAAAAATATTATAATTTTGACGGCTCAATTAATCTGATAGAATTTGACAAGGAATACGAGTATGATGATGCGAAGGAAATAGTGTTAAATTCAGTTGCTCCGCTTGGAAAAGATTACGTAGAAAAAATGAAAAAAGCGATTTCAGAAGGCTGGCTGGATGTATTTGAGGCGAAAGGGAAAAGAACGGGAGCGTATTCTGCAGGAGTTTACGGAGTTCACCCATATATGCTTCTAAATTACAACAAGACTTTAGACAGCGTATTTACATTGGCACACGAACTGGGACATACCTTGCACACTCTTTATTCAGATGAAAATCAGCCTTTCTCGATGGCAGACTACACAATTTTCGTAGCAGAAGTGGCTTCCACATTTAACGAAAGACTACTGCTCGATTACATGCTAGAAAATACCGATGATCCAAAAGAAAGAATCGCACTACTGGAGCAGGAAATTGGAAATATTGTTGGAACATTCTATTTTCAAGCATTGCTAGCAGATTATGAATATCAGGCACACAAGCTGGCAGAAGCTGGAGAGCCGATTACAGCGGAAGTTTTAAGCAAAATTATGGAAGACTTGTTTGACAAATATTACGGCGACATAATAGAAAAAGATGATTTAATCTATATTTTCTGGGCAAGAGTTCCACACTTTTTCAACTCGCCATTTTACGTGTATCAATACGCCACTTGCTTTGCCTCATCAGCGATTTTATATGAAAAAATGATAAATTCAAGTGATGAAAGCGAGAAAAAACAAACACTAGACAAATACATCCAATTATTAAGCTCAGGAGGAAATGACTTCCCAATGGAACAGCTTAAAAAGGCAGGAGTTGACTTATCAAAAATTGAAACAATCGAGGCTGTAGCAAAACAGTTTGATTCGTTGCTAGATAAATTGGAAGTGGAAATTAATAAGTTGTAGAAAAATATTAAAATATAAAATAGCTTGCACCCAAACTTAAAATATTGTATAATAAAAATATAAAAAAACACATAAATAGTTAATACATGAAATGGAATGATAATTTGATATAGAAAAAAACAATATAAAAGGAGATGTATATTTATGAAAAAAATAATTATGCTGGTTATACTTGCTATGACTACGTTCAGTTGCAGTCTGCTGGATGAAGTGAACAGGGAAGATGCTGAAAGAGGAGTGAAATGTTATAAGCAGTATGGAAATGTATACTGTAGGGATAGAGAGGGAAATAGGACATATTAATAAATGATAAACTTATATATGAAGGGCAGAGGATTCTCGTTTGGAGAGGATGTATTTTGCTCTTTTTCTTTTAGTTAAACAATTGTATTTTTTAATTAATTTTCAAATTAAAATCAATTCTGTTTTCAATATTATTAACATCGGTTTATTGTATTGACAATGTAATTAAAAATTGATACAATGAAGAAAAAAAGGAGGTATTTGTTATGGCAAATGCAAATTTAAGTATTAGAGTTGATAAAGAAACAAAAGAAAAAGCAAACGAATTGTTTAACAAATTTGGATTGACAATGACAACCGCAGTAAATATGTTCTTAAAAACTGCAATTAGGGAAAATAGAATCCCTTTTGAATTGAAATTGGAAGAAGAGCCAAATGAAGTGACTTTAGAAGCAATGAGAGAAGCTGATAGAATTGCAAGAGATGATAGTGTAAAGGGGTATGACAGCATAGAGGAGTTGAGAGAGGCACTTGGTGTATAAAATTAAATTTACAGGACAATTCAAGAAAGAATTGAAATTAGCCAAAAAGCAAGGAAAAGATATTAATAAATTATTTAAAATCGTTGATATTTTAGCTCAAAAGAAAGTATTAGATATTAAATATAAAGATCATGCATTAATCAGTAATTACAAAGGATTCAGAGAATGCCATATAGAACCTGATTGGCTATTAATATATAAATATTATGATGACATTTTAGTATTATCTTTATCTCGTTTAGGTTCACACTCAGAACTGTTTTAGTATGGTTCTGAAATTTGAAAAACATTAAATAAGCAAAATTTCGTTAAAGAAAAAATAACTAAATACGAATGTATTTCTTTCGCCATAATTTTTATAATTATAAAACTTATTTATGCAAAAATAACTTTTGTTTGCGAAAGTGAGTGTAGTTTCTACGAAGCGAGTTTTATTTTTTCTTTATAAGAAAGTTTTGCGTAAAGCGGGGTTGTAAGGGCATGGCGTTTGATGCCCTTACGTTAAAAAATATATAAATAAAATAAGAAAAAACATTTATTAATAATAATATTTATAAATAAAATTATAAAAGTCTTTAAGATGAATAATTAAGAATTTTAGCAAAACTATCAAATTGATTTATAGAATTTTATTTCTATTTTAAAAATCGAGTTTTGTATTATAAAAAAATATGGTATAATTAATATGAAAAAAGATTGAAAGAGAAGGTGATTTTGATGAAAAAAATTTTTAATAAAAAGATTGGTGTTTTGATTTTTTCTTTGGTATGTGCGGGATTGGCAAATGCTGTACCTGTGAGAAGTGAGAATGAAGCAGTAAGACTTGTGCAAAATTCAATAGTTAAGCATAAATTTGGTGGTAGTGAAGGTATAGAATGCATGAGATTTTATGTTGATGAAACTGATGAGGAATTTGAAATTGATGTTCGAAGCAATAATGCGAAATGTGGTAGAGATCCGAATGTTGAGCCACGTTTGTTCAGTTATACTGTAAATAAGAGAATGGGTAAACTTGCAACAGATAACTTTGATTATGCTAACAGTTTGGGGTTGGAATGGGACGGAAGCTATAATCCGATAGATTAATTGTAATTATATTTAAAAAAAGAGTTGTCTAAATTGTTAAACTAGGCAACTCTAATCTTTTTTGCTAATTTTATATTTCAATTCTTTTAGTGATATTGGGTTTACTTTCAGTAAATCTTTATAAACGTTATTTAAGTGCTTAATTGCAGTTTTGTCGGTTGTTTTTATGCAAGTTTCGTGATTTAGCATAAATCCTGTGTCGGTAAAGTTTAAGGAACCTAAAAATGCAATTTTATTGTCAATTATGTAGATTTTGCTGTGAAGATCGTAGTTCTTGCTTAAAATATGAATATTAAAATTATCACGCAATGAATAGTAAAATTCATTGTTTTTTATTACTGTTCTTAAGAAAAATGTAAAAAGTCCTAGAAAAATTGTTAAAGCTAGAAGATTAGCTTTTGTAATTGGAAATACAGACTTTATAAAGGAAACATCAAAAAGAAACAGTGTAAAAATTTCCAGTATTAAAATCGACAAAATTAAATAGAGTATTATCAGTATAAGTTTTCCTAAGAGGAGAATAAATTTTCCAAAACCTGGCATTGAATGATATTTAAATAAGTTTTTTCGTAAAAAAGGATAAATTTTTTCATTATCTTTTGAAATAATATTTACCTGCACATCTTTATTTAATGAACTAAAAATATCTTCAGATATCATATTTCCACTTAAAAAGGGAGAAATTACTGTGACTGATTTTTTGGCTTTTTGGATTGTATTTCGTACACTAATGCCAGCTTTTTTTCCAACATAGATATCACAGGAAATCCCTTCTAAGAAAGGTTGCTCAGTTTTTGGAATATTTCTTGTTTTTGTAGTTTTTTTGGTTGTGTAGTTAGTTCGTCTTGTTGGCTTTTTTTTCATCATTTTCTTTTATATCAGGACTTTTTAAAAAGTCAGAAATCTCCTTCATTGTTCGGTTATCTTTTAAAATACTCGTGTGAGTAGTATTATTAATAATTTTAAAATTATCAGATTCCATTTTCGCAGTTTCCAAAGGCACCATTCCATCGTCCTTTCCACGAATTATCATTGAATATAGCGGATTATTTGTCTTATTTCCAATCAGAATCATATAATCGTAATTAGGCTCGCCAAGCTGATTTACAAAACTATCCTTTTTTGTGCTAAATTGTGGGACGACTTTTCCAAGCATAAATGGAAGTTTGTCTACAAATGGAACATCTGCGAGATGGCTTCCGTGCGATGGCGGAGAAATAAATACAACTTTTCCTAAATTTTCAAGAGTATTTTCCTTTAAATAATATCGTAAAATCCCAGTTCCCATCGAGTGTGCTACAAAATTAATCTTTATATTTTTTTGTACATTTTCATCATTTTTTTTATCTTTTCGTTTACCATTTTCATCAATTTCATAATACTGATTTTCTATTTTTCTATGCAAATTATCTGCATAAATTTGCCCGTTAATATCCTCAATATTTGGCTTTATATAACGTTCAACAATCTCTTCAGCAGTGTCCTTGGTAGTAGGATACTGAATATTGATAATCCTGTAATCATTCTTAAATTTTTGTGCGATACTTTCCATATCTGAACTTTTTCCATAAATACCGTGAAGAAGTATCATAAAATCCTGATTTTTTCGAGATTTATCATCTTTTTCATAATATGTCTTGATTTTATATTCATGGTAAAGAATTCCAGCAACAACATTTTGGGTTGCAACTGCTCCAGCTATTGTAATTATTGAGCCAATTAATATATTTTTTGTTATTTTATTCATTTTATTTCCTTCATTTATTTTTATTTAAGTTGTAAAATTCAAAAATTCCCGTTTCTCCAAGTTTTGCTACATATTCATCAATTTCTTTGATATATTCTGAAATTTTCTGTCCCTGTCCACCAGTTGCAATAACGTAAGCGTTTGGAAAGGAATTTTTGTATTGTAAAATCAATTCTTTTATTGCACCAACATTTCCGTAAAAGATACCGGCATTTATTTGTGAAATTGTATTTATTCCTAAAACTGTTTCAGGATTGGTAAATTCAATTTTTGGCAAGGCAGCGGTATTGCTAAATAAGGCATTTATTGAAAGTGTGATTCCAGGAAGAATGCAGCCACCCATATAAGTGGAATCTTTTATCATGTCAAAAGTTGTAGCTGTACCAAAATCAATTATTAAAAGTTCCTTTTCTGGATATAGTTTTTTTGCCGCTAAAATGTCTACAATCCTGTCTGCACCGAGACCACGTTCCATATTTGGCAAAATTTTTATTTCATTTTCTACATTGTCAAGTGTTACAAACATTGGATTGATGTTAAAATATTTTTTTCCAAGTCTTGTAAAATTTTCGTTAATATTTGGAACAACTGATGAAACAACAATATTTTTAATATCTGAAATTTCTAAATTGCTGTTTTTGGCAAATTCTTTTAACATTACAAAAAGAGTATCTTCAGTAAATTCCAGATGTGTTGGTATTCTGAAAGTTGCTAGAATATCGCCATTTTCATTATAAAAAATCGGTATAATATGTGTATTTCCAATATCAAATCCTAAAATCATTATTTTTCCTTTCTGTTAGTGAGTTTATTAAAAAATTAAACTCAAAATCTTGTCTAAATTTAAATATATAAAGATATTTTTTTATTTTACAAACAGCTTAATATAAGCAACAATTGATAAAATAACGCCTATAATCGCTTCTCCGCTCATTAATCCATTAGAAATTAAAAGCAGGTTTGAGTGAGATTTTTGTGAAATTCTGTTTCCAAAAAAACTTGCAAGTCCGCCTAAAAATACTGTTGAAGTTAAATAAAACGGCACATAGATTCCGATTCCAAAAGTTAAAACTGGTAAATTTAACAGGCTTAAAAGTAGTCCCGCTGCAAGTCCAATAAAGAAAATATTCAAAAACGGAATTCCGTTTATTACTGTTGCAACAATGGAGGCTTGTAATGCTATCAAATCGGTATTTTCTACTGGATCGATAGTTTTATAGACTCTGAAAAATACAAAAAATAAGAATGTTATTACAAAAGAACTTACGATTGAGCCGATTAATTCACCAAAAAGCTGTTCTGATGGATTTACTTTCATTTTATATCCCGATTTAAAGTCGTTTAGAATATCCCCAGAAAGTCCGCATGCGACAGCTATAATACAAGCTAGTAAAAATAACGTCAGAGTGTTTAAGTTTGTAGAAAATTTTATTCCGCCAATGTTTAATCCGTTTAACATTTTATTTAAAAATGAAATTACTAGAATTGTGATTATGGCGTAAATTTCCATTGGATTAACTCCAGTCTTTCCAGTCGAATAACCTGCGATTATCGTGCATAAAATCGAGATTAGGACTAAAACTAATGCAAGAAATATAGGAAGTTTATAAATAAAAATTATTATAATTATTGAAACGGCTGATAAAATAAATAATTTGGTAATGATACTTCTATTTTCTGAATTATTCTTTGATTTATTTGAAAAAATAATTTTTAAAATTACAGCAATTCCAATTCCAATCATAAATCCCATTCCAAAACTATTTTTCATAATGGGAAAATCAGCAATTTTAAACATTTTTGCAAGCGGTTCCCAAACAAAAATTACAGCAGCGCCACCTAAAAACCAGACAAATGTATTTAAAAATCCAAGCACATACCCGATTCCAACTAAAAGAGGCGATACGTAAAAGCTGAAAGGCACATTTTTTAGTGAAACTAATGCTGGAATAATAGGAGCTTTTCCTTTTGTAAAGCTAAAATCACGAAAAAGAGCCACAATTGAGCTAAATAACGTTCCAAATGAAACATAATGAAAACTCGCAGTATTTTTACCAGAATTTACAAGATTGTAAGCCGCTTCCCCAATTGGAAATTCCAAATCTTCTTCTTCAATTAACTTTGAACGAAAAATGTAGGACAAAAATGAACCTGCAATGCTTCCAATCAAAATTGTGATAAAAAGCAGCCGCTGATTTATGTCTGTTAATTTTCCGCCTAAAATAATGTAGGCTGGAACTGTAAAGGCAACTCCTCCCGCCACCATTGAACCAGCACTCATAATGGTATGTGTAATTGTAATTTCCTTATTATTCGTCTTTTTAAAGAATTTTAGTGCCATCATTGATAAAAGTGTAACCATTATCGTTGGCCATGGTAATGCTCCAAATTTGAGTACGATATAAAAAGAGCTGGCAGATACAAGTATTGCTCCAATAATTCCAATTAAAATTGATTCAAATGTTATATTTAATCCATTGATTTTGTTATTGTTTTTATTTGTTTTTGATGCTCTCTTTTTTGCCATTAAGTTTCCTCCTCATTTTGTTATTAAATTTTACTTCATTTTTGGGGTGTTTGTCAATGGAATTTTCTTTTATTGTTTGTTAAATTTGGAAAGAAAAAAGCTAAAATAAAAATTTTGATATAAATATCTAATACACAGTTTAACATAACTTGGAAATTTTAAAAGAATTATAAGAGAATTAATATTGAAAATTTTAAGAAATGATTATTAAGACTTCTTAAAAACAGAAATACTGTATTTAAAGTACTTTGTGGCGATTAAACTGTATCTAAAAATCACGTAAAATAACTACGTATGTAACAAATACGTAACAATTACACACTATATATTGTGGTTAAAATACAATAAATATCACAATATGTAGTGTTCATAAAAAAGGCGGCTGTCTGTTCAGCCGTCAAAAAATATATCAATTTATTTTTTCAATTTCTTTTCTCATCTTTTCAATGTTGGTATGTGTATATCTCTTAGTCATACTTATGTTTGTATGCCCTATTATTCCAGTTATTGCACTCTCGTTATCTGACACATCGCTTATCATTGTAGCGAAGGTATGCCTGGTATCGTGTATTGTGTGTGATATATCCAGCTTTTCCATTATTTTCAGAAATTCATTTTTTCTAAAATTGTTATAATTGTAGAAACTTTTTTCAGTTCTATTTGGAATCAGGTATTCTGTCTTGTTTTCCATTCTTTTAATTATGAGTGGGAGTATTTTTGGATGTATTGGTATTACACGATTTTTTCCAGCTTCAGTTTTACTTCCGCCAATGATTATATTTTGCTCTAAATCTACGTTTGTTTTTTGAAGTTTTAGAAGTTCGTTTATTCGCATACCTGTATAAATCAGAATTAAAATTACGTCAGCATATTCTAATTCAATAATGTTTTCCCACAGTAAAGCAATTTCTTCGCTAGTAAAAACCTTTCTTTCTATTTTTGGTTTATGTTTAGGCAATTTTATAAACTGGCTGTAGTCCTTGACGATTATATCCATCTCCATTGCATTTTTGAAAAGTATTCCTATGAAAGATTTTAAATTTTTTAAAGTTCCACTTGATAAATGGGAGAGATTATCTATAAAATTTTGAAGTTCTATAGTTCTTATATCTTTTATTTTTTTGTTGTATAAAGGCTTTAAATAATTGCACCACACTTTATAAGACTTCAGACTTGATTTTTCAATTGAGTTTTTTTTACTTTCCATTATTCTGTCTAGAATTTCTTTAAGTGTGACATCACTCAAGTTAATATTATACGGATTATCATTATAGTCTGCAAGGGCCTTTATCGCTTTGGCCTGTGTTTCATAGTACCCTAATACTTTCATTATCTGTCTGCCTTCCATATCAAAACCTGTTGTAATGCGTACTATAAAAGGTTTTCTTCTTTTCCCAGAAAGTTTTGATACACTTCCATATCCATTTGGATTTTTCATAAAAAAATCACACTCCTTGTATTGAATTTTAAAGGT contains:
- a CDS encoding tyrosine-type recombinase/integrase, translated to MKNPNGYGSVSKLSGKRRKPFIVRITTGFDMEGRQIMKVLGYYETQAKAIKALADYNDNPYNINLSDVTLKEILDRIMESKKNSIEKSSLKSYKVWCNYLKPLYNKKIKDIRTIELQNFIDNLSHLSSGTLKNLKSFIGILFKNAMEMDIIVKDYSQFIKLPKHKPKIERKVFTSEEIALLWENIIELEYADVILILIYTGMRINELLKLQKTNVDLEQNIIIGGSKTEAGKNRVIPIHPKILPLIIKRMENKTEYLIPNRTEKSFYNYNNFRKNEFLKIMEKLDISHTIHDTRHTFATMISDVSDNESAITGIIGHTNISMTKRYTHTNIEKMRKEIEKIN